A portion of the Oscillospiraceae bacterium genome contains these proteins:
- the def gene encoding peptide deformylase — translation MAIRNIVKEGDPILNKVCRPVTNFDDRLATLLDDMRETMIAADGVGLAGPQVGILRRLFVVWDTTDAPEEIPEDYEYKFIDFVNPEILAVSEDEETAYEGCLSFPGHNGAVTRPAAVKVRAQDRHGNWFELEAEDLLARCIQHENDHLDGITIMQSSEYFYEDTEEGKKAAREAKGNN, via the coding sequence ATGGCAATCCGCAACATTGTAAAAGAAGGCGACCCCATCCTGAACAAGGTCTGCCGCCCCGTTACCAACTTTGACGATCGTCTGGCCACCCTGCTGGATGATATGCGTGAGACCATGATCGCCGCCGACGGCGTGGGTCTGGCCGGCCCGCAGGTGGGCATACTGCGCCGCCTGTTCGTGGTGTGGGACACCACCGACGCACCGGAAGAGATCCCGGAGGATTACGAGTACAAGTTCATCGACTTTGTGAACCCCGAGATCCTCGCGGTGTCTGAGGATGAGGAGACCGCCTATGAGGGCTGCCTGTCCTTCCCGGGGCACAACGGTGCGGTGACCCGTCCCGCCGCCGTCAAGGTGCGTGCACAGGACCGCCACGGCAACTGGTTTGAACTGGAAGCCGAGGACCTGCTGGCCCGCTGCATCCAGCATGAGAACGACCATCTGGACGGCATCACCATCATGCAGTCCAGCGAATATTTCTACGAGGACACCGAAGAGGGCAAGAAAGCCGCCCGTGAAGCGAAAGGAAACAATTGA
- the rlmN gene encoding 23S rRNA (adenine(2503)-C(2))-methyltransferase RlmN, giving the protein MEQKRCISSLTLAELSAELKALGQPGFRAKQIFHWVHQKLVTEFSAMTDQPKTLLAKLEETFYIAAPQIERRQEAKDGTVKYLLRMADGNCIETVVMRYHYGNTVCVSTQVGCRMGCRFCASTQAGRVRNLEAGEICSEIYTAQKDIGERISHIVLMGIGEPLDNFDEVMRFLENITSPEGVNIGMRNISLSTCGLVPKIDMLAEKKLQLTLSVSLHAPNNQIRSSMMPVNDAYPVEQLIQTVRRYQDTTGRRVSFEYSMVRGVNDSDACAKQLADLIRGMGAHVNLIPINPVDGSPYSATDAANVRRFQQKLESLGVNATVRRRLGSEISAACGQLRRDEMNGKA; this is encoded by the coding sequence ATGGAACAAAAACGCTGTATTTCTTCGCTGACGCTGGCGGAGCTTTCCGCTGAGCTCAAGGCGCTGGGGCAGCCGGGCTTCCGGGCCAAGCAGATCTTCCACTGGGTGCACCAGAAGCTGGTCACCGAATTTTCGGCCATGACCGACCAGCCCAAGACCCTGCTGGCCAAGCTGGAAGAAACCTTCTACATCGCTGCCCCGCAGATCGAGCGCCGTCAGGAAGCAAAGGACGGCACCGTGAAGTATCTGCTGCGCATGGCCGACGGCAACTGCATCGAAACGGTGGTCATGCGCTACCACTACGGCAACACGGTGTGCGTGTCCACTCAGGTAGGCTGCCGCATGGGCTGCCGCTTCTGCGCATCCACCCAGGCCGGGCGTGTGCGCAACCTGGAAGCCGGTGAGATCTGCTCCGAGATCTACACCGCCCAGAAGGACATCGGGGAGCGCATTTCCCACATCGTGCTCATGGGCATCGGCGAGCCACTGGACAATTTTGACGAAGTGATGCGTTTTCTGGAAAACATCACCTCACCGGAGGGCGTCAACATCGGCATGCGCAACATCAGCCTGTCTACCTGCGGCCTGGTGCCCAAGATCGACATGTTGGCCGAAAAGAAGCTGCAGCTCACCCTGTCGGTGTCACTGCACGCCCCCAACAACCAGATCCGCAGCAGCATGATGCCGGTCAACGACGCTTACCCGGTGGAGCAGCTGATCCAGACCGTGCGACGCTATCAGGACACCACCGGACGCCGCGTCAGCTTTGAATACTCCATGGTGCGCGGCGTCAACGACTCCGACGCCTGTGCAAAGCAGCTGGCGGACCTGATCCGCGGCATGGGTGCTCACGTCAACCTGATCCCCATCAACCCCGTGGACGGCAGCCCCTACTCCGCGACCGATGCGGCCAATGTGCGCCGTTTCCAGCAGAAGCTGGAAAGTCTGGGCGTCAACGCTACGGTCCGCCGCCGTCTGGGCAGCGAGATCAGCGCCGCCTGCGGCCAGCTGCGCCGCGATGAAATGAACGGGAAGGCATAA
- the gmk gene encoding guanylate kinase, protein MEKDKFLFVVSGAAGTGKDSVVKALREAHPEIEKTVSATTRSPRPGEQEGVDYYYRTQEQFRQLIDTDQVVEYNFYNGNYYGTLREEVDKRLEAGKLVVLVIDVHGAANIRRMFPGATTVFLLPPSVEELEHRLRGRGTETEESIRERLATAQSELAEQDKFTLKLVNNEVASCAEELYQVICRRAGIAQ, encoded by the coding sequence ATGGAGAAGGATAAATTTCTGTTTGTTGTGTCCGGTGCCGCCGGCACCGGCAAGGACAGCGTGGTCAAGGCACTGCGCGAGGCCCATCCGGAGATCGAAAAAACCGTGTCTGCCACCACCCGCAGCCCCCGCCCCGGGGAGCAGGAAGGTGTGGATTACTACTACCGCACCCAGGAGCAGTTCCGTCAGCTGATCGACACCGATCAGGTGGTGGAATACAACTTCTACAACGGCAACTACTACGGCACCCTGCGCGAGGAAGTGGACAAGCGTCTGGAAGCCGGCAAACTGGTGGTTCTGGTCATCGACGTGCACGGCGCTGCCAACATCCGCCGGATGTTCCCGGGTGCTACTACGGTGTTCCTGCTGCCGCCGTCGGTGGAAGAACTGGAACACCGCCTGCGTGGCCGCGGAACCGAGACCGAAGAAAGCATCCGCGAGCGTCTGGCCACGGCCCAGAGCGAGCTGGCCGAGCAGGATAAGTTCACCCTCAAGCTGGTCAACAACGAGGTAGCATCCTGCGCAGAAGAGCTGTATCAGGTCATCTGCCGCCGCGCCGGGATCGCACAGTAA
- the priA gene encoding primosomal protein N', whose protein sequence is MPKTVGVAVSNATFHFDKLYTYAVLPEHQDKVRLGSMVLVPFGRGSRARMGVVLACDAEPEHSKLKFLFDVAPASACLTPELLRLVHFLKERTFCTYYEAVKAVIPYGAQYKPTVAADGVTPVLQKQLVRHTENSYRLAGTLPQKPKPTAKQLAAVALLGGGPRTLTELEEKGISRAVLDNLCTKGVLECTKVNKSIDLYASIPLQNEPIVLTQEQQAAYDALLPKLEDAAPHSALLYGVTGSGKTLVFLKLIARCLELGKRALVLVPEISLTPQMILRLKRQFGRRVAVQHSALNHTERLLQWQMIQDGGADIVVGTRSAIFSPLENIGLIIVDEEQEHTYRSESAPRYSAHEVARQRAAENGALLLLASATPSTESFYAARNGRTQLVRLTQRYGGNPLPRVQIVDMRAELASGNPREISLALEDAIRRNLEAKKQTILLLNRRGYQTMAQCKDCREVLKCSKCSVPMVYHKSAHKLLCHYCGSQMDPPPTVCPTCGGKLQYRGFGTQKAEEELAKLFPEARVLRMDQDSTAAKDAHEKLLAKFANHEYDIMVGTQMVAKGLDFEDVTLVGVLGIDSLLFAQGFRAYENVFSLITQVVGRSGRAKDPGFAIIQTTDPDNPVLNLAAAQDYDAFFEQEIAYRKLGLYPPFCGLCVIGFAGPKEIEVARAAARFSALLGQQAAKQPDLPLRVLGPTPGSIEKINDSYRYKLTVKCRNDRRFRDLVRSTLDCYEQEKLPSKATVVVDLHSDGDI, encoded by the coding sequence ATGCCAAAAACGGTGGGTGTTGCCGTAAGCAACGCGACCTTCCATTTTGATAAACTGTACACCTATGCCGTTTTGCCGGAGCATCAGGACAAGGTGCGTCTGGGCAGCATGGTGCTGGTGCCCTTTGGCCGGGGCAGCCGCGCCCGCATGGGGGTGGTGCTGGCCTGTGACGCCGAGCCGGAACATTCCAAGCTCAAGTTTCTGTTCGACGTGGCTCCGGCGTCGGCCTGTCTGACCCCGGAGCTGCTGCGGCTGGTGCACTTTCTGAAGGAGCGCACCTTCTGCACCTATTACGAGGCGGTCAAGGCGGTCATCCCTTACGGGGCACAGTACAAGCCCACCGTGGCGGCCGATGGGGTTACGCCCGTGCTGCAAAAGCAGCTGGTCCGTCATACAGAAAATTCCTACCGGTTGGCCGGTACCCTGCCGCAAAAGCCGAAGCCCACCGCCAAACAGCTGGCGGCCGTGGCCCTGCTGGGCGGCGGCCCCCGCACCCTGACGGAGCTGGAAGAAAAGGGCATCAGCCGCGCCGTGCTGGACAATCTCTGTACCAAAGGCGTGCTGGAATGCACCAAGGTGAACAAATCCATCGACCTGTATGCCTCCATCCCGTTGCAGAATGAGCCCATCGTGCTCACGCAGGAGCAGCAGGCCGCTTATGACGCGCTGCTGCCGAAATTGGAGGACGCCGCCCCGCATTCGGCCCTGCTGTATGGCGTGACCGGCAGCGGCAAAACGCTGGTATTCTTAAAGCTCATTGCCCGGTGTCTGGAGCTGGGCAAACGTGCGCTGGTGCTGGTGCCGGAGATCAGCCTGACACCGCAGATGATCCTGCGGCTCAAGCGGCAGTTTGGCCGCCGGGTGGCGGTGCAGCATTCGGCCCTCAACCACACCGAACGTCTGCTGCAATGGCAGATGATCCAGGACGGCGGTGCCGACATCGTGGTGGGCACCCGCAGCGCGATCTTCTCACCGCTGGAAAACATCGGCCTGATCATCGTGGACGAGGAACAGGAACATACCTACCGTTCCGAGTCAGCGCCCCGCTACTCCGCCCATGAAGTGGCCCGGCAGCGTGCCGCCGAGAATGGTGCCCTGCTGCTGCTGGCCAGCGCCACCCCCAGCACCGAGAGCTTTTACGCGGCCCGGAACGGCCGCACCCAGCTGGTGCGGCTTACCCAGCGTTACGGCGGCAATCCGCTGCCCCGGGTGCAGATCGTGGATATGCGGGCCGAGCTGGCCTCCGGCAACCCGCGGGAGATCAGCCTTGCACTGGAAGATGCCATCCGCCGCAATCTGGAGGCGAAAAAGCAGACCATTTTGCTCTTGAACCGCCGGGGCTACCAGACCATGGCCCAGTGCAAGGACTGCCGCGAGGTACTGAAATGCTCCAAGTGCAGCGTGCCCATGGTGTATCATAAGTCAGCCCACAAGCTGCTGTGCCACTACTGCGGCAGCCAGATGGACCCGCCGCCCACGGTCTGCCCGACTTGCGGCGGCAAGCTGCAATACCGGGGCTTCGGCACCCAGAAAGCTGAGGAAGAGCTGGCAAAGCTGTTTCCGGAAGCACGGGTGCTGCGCATGGATCAGGACTCCACCGCCGCCAAGGACGCTCACGAAAAACTGCTGGCAAAGTTTGCAAACCATGAGTACGACATCATGGTGGGCACCCAGATGGTGGCCAAGGGCCTCGATTTTGAGGACGTGACCCTTGTGGGCGTGCTGGGCATCGACTCGCTGCTGTTCGCACAGGGCTTCCGCGCCTACGAGAATGTGTTCAGCCTCATCACGCAGGTAGTGGGCCGTAGCGGCCGTGCAAAGGACCCCGGCTTTGCCATCATCCAGACCACCGACCCCGACAACCCGGTGCTCAACCTTGCCGCCGCACAGGACTACGACGCCTTTTTCGAGCAGGAGATCGCGTACCGGAAACTGGGCCTGTACCCGCCCTTCTGCGGGCTGTGCGTCATCGGCTTTGCCGGGCCAAAGGAAATCGAAGTGGCCCGGGCCGCCGCCCGATTCTCGGCATTGCTGGGGCAGCAGGCGGCAAAACAGCCCGACCTGCCTTTGCGGGTGCTGGGCCCCACGCCGGGCAGCATTGAAAAGATCAACGACAGTTACCGCTACAAGCTCACCGTCAAGTGCCGCAACGACCGACGCTTCCGCGACCTGGTGCGCAGTACGCTGGACTGTTATGAACAAGAAAAACTTCCGTCCAAGGCCACCGTTGTGGTGGACCTGCATTCGGACGGTGATATCTGA
- the rsmB gene encoding 16S rRNA (cytosine(967)-C(5))-methyltransferase RsmB gives MAANPRAAAVAALVRQEQDGFSNLILDAELKRQKLEGRDKAFASAIFYTVLEHRGTLDYILEQFLPKGLAKLDAPVREILRAALAQARYMQVPVSAAVNEAVKLTRSFKKSSASGLVNAVLRRACTYDLDTAVFRDDIERLMVLGSAGRDVAEFLYKNYPDEAVDILTYKADGGLTSLRANPLKADAAALCEKLTALGVREVRQGVVPGSVLARFEGSPADQELFRQGYYHVEGQASQLAALCVEAKPGETVLDLCAAPGGKTLLLAEEMQNSGTLYSCDAAENRVQLIRTAVERMGFTNVKTLCNDATQTNPALPQADRILADVPCSGLGILAKKPDLRYKKLDPARQAELLATQAAILDTAARLLKAGGRLVYSTCTIAPEENQLQIRAFLQRHPEFCVAEPAVAFPAGMTVTEYGALSVPTRTGMDGFFLCALQKTR, from the coding sequence ATGGCGGCCAATCCGCGGGCGGCAGCGGTCGCCGCGCTGGTGCGGCAGGAGCAGGACGGCTTTTCCAACCTGATCCTGGACGCCGAACTCAAGCGCCAGAAGCTGGAAGGCCGCGACAAGGCCTTTGCCAGTGCCATTTTTTACACAGTGCTGGAACACCGGGGTACACTGGACTATATTCTGGAACAGTTTCTGCCCAAGGGTCTGGCAAAGCTGGATGCCCCGGTGCGCGAGATCTTGCGTGCTGCGCTGGCACAGGCCCGCTATATGCAGGTGCCGGTGTCAGCTGCCGTCAATGAGGCGGTCAAGCTGACCCGGAGCTTTAAAAAATCCAGTGCATCGGGGCTGGTCAACGCTGTGCTGCGCCGCGCCTGTACCTATGATCTGGACACGGCAGTGTTCAGGGATGACATAGAGCGCCTGATGGTGCTGGGCTCGGCCGGGCGGGATGTAGCAGAATTCCTGTACAAGAACTACCCGGACGAAGCAGTGGACATCCTCACCTACAAGGCAGACGGCGGCCTGACCAGCCTGCGGGCAAACCCGCTCAAAGCGGACGCCGCTGCGCTGTGCGAAAAGCTCACTGCACTCGGTGTGCGGGAGGTGCGGCAGGGCGTAGTGCCCGGCAGTGTGTTGGCCCGATTCGAGGGCAGCCCCGCCGACCAGGAACTGTTCCGGCAGGGATATTACCATGTGGAGGGGCAGGCCAGCCAGCTGGCGGCCCTTTGTGTGGAGGCAAAACCCGGTGAGACCGTGCTGGACCTGTGCGCCGCGCCCGGCGGCAAGACCCTGCTGCTGGCCGAGGAAATGCAGAATAGCGGTACACTGTACAGCTGCGACGCGGCGGAGAACCGCGTACAGCTCATCCGCACCGCCGTGGAACGGATGGGCTTTACCAATGTGAAAACCCTGTGCAATGACGCAACGCAGACAAACCCGGCCCTGCCGCAGGCCGACCGCATTCTGGCGGATGTGCCCTGCAGCGGTCTGGGCATTCTGGCAAAAAAGCCGGATCTGCGCTATAAAAAGCTGGACCCGGCCCGGCAGGCTGAATTATTGGCCACCCAGGCGGCCATTCTGGATACAGCGGCCCGGCTGCTCAAGGCCGGCGGGCGGCTGGTCTACTCTACCTGCACCATCGCGCCGGAAGAAAACCAGCTGCAGATCCGCGCATTCCTGCAGCGGCACCCGGAGTTCTGCGTGGCAGAGCCTGCCGTGGCCTTCCCGGCAGGCATGACGGTAACCGAATACGGGGCGCTCTCGGTGCCCACCCGCACCGGCATGGACGGCTTTTTCCTCTGTGCGCTGCAAAAAACGCGCTGA
- the fmt gene encoding methionyl-tRNA formyltransferase has product MRILFMGTPDIAAECLKALYSAGHDICAVYTRRDKPVGRKQVLTAPPVKEVALEHGTPVFQPRTLRDGSEDANIRALAPELIVVVAYGCILPKSVLELPKYGCINLHVSLLPKYRGSAPVQWSVLNGDAETGVSIMQMDEGLDTGDVLRCEKIAIGPEETSGELFDRVTAVGARVLCEVVPAIAAGTLTPQPQDHANATLAPMLNKEMAEFRLTESAAHIHNWVRGMNPWPCAWFVTSGGKKVKVMECRAVASQGEAPGTVLATKPLTVACADGGIQLLQVVPEGKKPMDGTSFAAGLRLKTGDVL; this is encoded by the coding sequence ATGCGCATTCTGTTCATGGGCACGCCGGACATTGCCGCCGAGTGCCTGAAAGCCCTGTATTCCGCCGGGCATGACATCTGCGCGGTATACACCCGGCGCGACAAGCCTGTGGGCCGCAAGCAGGTGCTCACGGCCCCGCCGGTCAAGGAAGTGGCACTGGAGCACGGCACCCCGGTATTCCAGCCCCGCACCCTGCGGGACGGCAGCGAGGATGCCAACATCCGTGCCCTTGCCCCGGAACTGATCGTGGTGGTGGCTTACGGCTGCATCCTGCCCAAGTCGGTGCTGGAGCTGCCGAAGTACGGCTGCATCAACCTGCACGTCTCGCTGCTGCCGAAGTACCGCGGCAGTGCTCCGGTGCAGTGGTCGGTGCTGAACGGTGATGCCGAGACCGGCGTGTCCATCATGCAGATGGACGAAGGTCTGGACACCGGCGACGTACTGCGCTGCGAGAAGATCGCCATCGGCCCGGAGGAGACCAGCGGCGAGCTGTTCGACCGGGTGACGGCCGTGGGTGCCCGCGTGCTGTGCGAGGTGGTTCCGGCCATTGCTGCCGGGACCCTGACGCCGCAGCCCCAGGACCATGCAAACGCTACGCTGGCCCCGATGCTGAACAAGGAAATGGCGGAGTTCCGCCTGACCGAGTCCGCCGCCCACATCCACAACTGGGTGCGCGGCATGAACCCCTGGCCCTGCGCCTGGTTCGTGACCTCCGGCGGCAAAAAGGTCAAGGTGATGGAGTGCCGTGCGGTCGCCTCTCAGGGGGAAGCCCCGGGCACCGTGCTGGCAACAAAGCCCCTCACCGTGGCCTGTGCTGACGGCGGCATCCAGCTGCTGCAGGTGGTGCCGGAAGGCAAAAAGCCCATGGATGGCACCTCCTTTGCGGCCGGTCTGCGCCTGAAAACGGGGGACGTCCTCTGA
- a CDS encoding Stp1/IreP family PP2C-type Ser/Thr phosphatase yields MKLAGKTDVGLVRQDNQDDYRAGQLPGDAAWALVCDGMGGARGGREASQSACDVIERCFQEHYNKCLPGEEELFLKRTLVSANRFVFQKSIREESLAGMGTTAVCALVRSGKAYLCHAGDSRAYLFRDGSLAQLTHDHSYVQELVDCGTITVEEAEHHPQKNIITRALGVDYRLDPEFTSVAVHPGDILLLCSDGLTNAVPRPQLEQLLRTGSFYDLPDLLIRAANENGGKDNITALLLGVEPLEVHHG; encoded by the coding sequence ATGAAACTTGCAGGAAAAACGGACGTCGGGCTTGTCCGGCAGGACAATCAGGACGATTACCGTGCTGGGCAGCTGCCCGGGGATGCGGCTTGGGCCCTGGTGTGCGACGGCATGGGCGGCGCACGCGGCGGCAGGGAAGCATCCCAGAGCGCATGCGATGTGATCGAGCGCTGTTTTCAGGAGCACTACAACAAATGTCTGCCCGGAGAGGAAGAGCTCTTTCTCAAACGGACGCTGGTCAGCGCCAACCGCTTTGTGTTCCAGAAGTCCATCCGGGAAGAGTCTCTGGCCGGTATGGGCACCACGGCGGTGTGCGCACTGGTGCGCTCCGGCAAAGCCTATCTGTGCCACGCAGGCGACTCCCGTGCCTATCTGTTCCGGGACGGCAGCCTGGCCCAGCTCACCCATGATCACTCCTATGTGCAGGAGCTGGTGGACTGCGGCACCATCACCGTGGAGGAAGCCGAGCATCACCCCCAGAAGAACATCATCACCCGGGCGCTGGGCGTGGATTACCGCCTGGACCCGGAGTTCACCAGTGTGGCTGTGCATCCGGGCGACATTCTGCTGCTGTGCTCCGACGGCCTGACCAACGCGGTACCCCGGCCTCAGCTGGAACAGCTGCTGCGTACTGGCAGCTTCTACGACCTGCCGGATCTGCTGATCCGGGCCGCCAACGAGAACGGCGGCAAGGACAACATCACGGCCTTGCTGCTGGGCGTGGAGCCGCTGGAGGTGCACCATGGATAA